The following are from one region of the Isoalcanivorax indicus genome:
- the kdsA gene encoding 3-deoxy-8-phosphooctulonate synthase has protein sequence MSQTASQKTLHIGDIPVSNQHPFVLFGGMNVLESRDMALRVAEHYARVTEKLGIPWVFKASFDKANRSSLDSYRGPGMEEGLRIFAEIKQTFGCAVLTDVHEPFQAAPVAEVVDVLQLPAFLARQTDLVVAMAKTGRLINIKKPQFLAPREMGHILHKCQQAGNDQLILCERGSSFGYNNLVVDMLGFGIMKQFGYPVFFDVTHALQMPGGRADSADGRRQQVADLGRAGLSQGLAGLFLEAHPDPDAALCDGPCALRLDRLEPFLEQMKAVDDLVKNLPAFDNR, from the coding sequence ATGTCGCAGACTGCTTCGCAAAAAACCTTGCACATCGGTGATATTCCGGTGAGCAACCAGCATCCGTTCGTGCTGTTTGGCGGCATGAACGTGCTGGAGTCCCGCGACATGGCGTTGCGTGTGGCCGAGCATTATGCCCGCGTGACTGAAAAGCTCGGTATACCCTGGGTATTCAAGGCGTCTTTTGACAAGGCCAACCGGTCGTCGCTGGATTCATACCGTGGTCCGGGAATGGAAGAAGGGCTCCGGATCTTTGCCGAGATCAAGCAGACTTTTGGCTGCGCAGTGCTGACCGATGTGCACGAACCCTTTCAGGCCGCTCCGGTGGCCGAGGTGGTGGATGTACTGCAACTGCCCGCTTTTCTGGCGCGGCAGACCGATCTGGTGGTGGCCATGGCGAAAACCGGCCGCCTGATCAATATCAAGAAGCCGCAGTTTCTGGCGCCGCGTGAGATGGGACATATCCTGCACAAGTGCCAGCAGGCCGGGAATGACCAGTTGATTCTGTGTGAGCGCGGCAGCAGCTTCGGATACAACAACCTGGTGGTGGACATGCTCGGCTTCGGCATCATGAAGCAGTTCGGCTACCCGGTGTTCTTCGACGTGACCCATGCCTTGCAGATGCCCGGTGGCCGCGCCGATTCCGCCGACGGGCGGCGCCAGCAAGTGGCCGATCTCGGCCGCGCCGGCCTCAGCCAGGGGCTGGCCGGCCTGTTTCTCGAAGCGCATCCTGACCCGGATGCGGCCCTGTGTGATGGCCCCTGCGCACTGCGTCTGGACCGTCTCGAACCTTTCCTTGAACAGATGAAAGCAGTGGACGATCTGGTGAAGAACCTGCCTGCTTTCGATAACCGCTGA